The DNA sequence atgtatgcatgcatggcatgtcagtttttagtttatatatagcaGCTGAGTACGTAATTTGTTCacctcaaaattaaatttaattcagAATCTTGAAATTgcttgcattttcttttcttttttgttgtattaatatatatcattctctTCCTTCCCCTCACTAGAGTTCTGGCGTGAAGATAAGTCAAGTGACatacaaaaacattaaaggaaCATCGGCCTCGCAAATAGCCATTAATTTTATATGCAGTTCAAGCAATCCATGCAAGGGGATCAGATTGCAAGACATAAAgctttcttataataaaaatagcaCAGCGACAGCATCTTCTTGCACCAATGCCGGCGGGATCAGTAATGGAGTAGTCATACCAAGAAGTTGTTTATGAATcatgatcgatatatatatatagttgatgaTCTTGTTTATGTATACAATTAAAAactgtaaattaattaatggccttgtttggataatatcattttctcgctattttttacttaaaagatCAAGTACTGTTGGTTCCTAGCTAAATAGGTTTAATTACGTGCAAGCTGTCATGGAGGATTTGATGATTTAATGTAACACATGATCAATAAGTGtaaatttaagttatttataagaTCAAGTACTACATGATGATATTCAATCCAAGAATAGATGCCAAATATTAGATATCCATATTAAGGAAGACAACTCACAAAGTGAATCACTAAGATCTGCAGGTACATGATTCTAGCATCAGTTTCTAATTTGGTTGTAATACTTTAATTTTCTGCAATTATTTACTTGTAAATGCTGTAGATTTCCGTTACTACCTTCCATAGATAACACACTCAAATTCATGTATAAATTACTTACCTTGTACATCAATAAAATTGTGTGTTCAGAATTCTTCCAACAATAGTGTTACTCTTCTATATGGTATTAAGAGAGCCAGTCTCTAAcgagatttaattttttcttctttttgaaaaaaaatggctGCAATTCTTGGGTCCTCTACTCATCCGATTATCAGCATCAATGCTTCCACTACCATCAACGAAAAACTTACTCCATCCACCTTTTCCCAATGGAGAGTCCAATTCGAAGCACTGTTGATTGGCTACGATCTCATCAACTTTGTTACTGGCGAGCGTATATGCCCTGCCATCGATGCCGAAAATTCTGCAACCTCCAAAGCAGCGAATTCCCACTGGGTTCGTCAAGATAAACTAATTCTTCATGCTCTCCTTGCCTCGACTTCCACTGCCATTACACCTCTTCTTGCATCCTGCAAAACATCTCATCAAGCTTGGACATCACTCACTCGACTCTATGTGGGAAAATCTCGAACGCGTGCAATGCAACTCAAAGAGGACCTCACGTTGCAAACTCGAGGTAGCCGTTCAGTTACTGAGTTCCTCCATGCAATTAAGATAATTGCAGATGAACTTGCATTAATCGATCATTCAATCTCGGATGACGATTTGACCCTGTACATCTTAAATGGGTTGGGAACAAAATTTCGGGAGATAGCAGCTCCAATTCGTGCTCGAGAAACTTCATTAAAATTTGAGGAACTACATGATTTGCTTGTTGGCCATGAAAACTATCTTCGGAGAATGGAAACTAACTTTGCGCAACACTTAGTTGCTACTGCAAATTATTCGCATCGGCATGGAGGACCAAACAACAATGACAACCAGcgttcttcatcttcttccagcAAAAGTCGTGACAGCAAGAAGAAGTGGACTTCCAATTCTGGGCCTCGCAAATTCAAGCCTAAATGCCAACTATGCGACCAGGTGGGCCATACAGCAAAAAGTTGCTTCAAACTTGGGTCCAGTGGAGTTACTACCAATTGTGCAGCGTCCTCTAAAAACAGTGATAAAAAATGGCTAGTTGATTCAGCagcatttcataacatgacgaCTGATCTTTCCAATCTTTCGATACACTCTGAATATGATGGTACTGATGAAGTGGTAGTTGGAGATGGATCAGGTTTGCCTGTATCTCATGTTGGttcattatcttttaaatcctCTAATCATATATTTCATCTTAAAGATACATTATGTGTtccaacaattaaaaaaaaaattgatctctGTCCATCATTTTACCAAGCAAAATGATGTTTATCTTGAATTTCATCCATCTTATTTTTTGGTGAAGGATCGGATAACGGGGGCGACACTCCTCAAAGGTGCATGTGAAGATGGTGTATACCCTTTGCCGGAGAAGTTAGCTATGGCTTCCAAAAATGTTATTGCTTATGTTCATGAACGCATCTCCAAAGATGGATGGCACAAAAGACTTGGTCATCCATCTTCTAAAATTGTTAATCATTTAATTCGTGTTTTTTCATTACCTACAAATAAATCTGACAATAATGCTTTATGCAATGCATGTTCTCAAAATAAAGCTCATTGTCAACCCTTCCATTATCATGGTTGAACTAGCAAAGCACCTCTTGAGTTAATTTAcactgatgtttggggtccctCGCATAATGTTGGTATTGATGGTTCAAAATATTAAGTCATTTTTATTGACCATcatactaaatatatttggCTCTATTCGATGACTCACAAATCAAATGTTCAAATCATTTTTCCTCAATTTCAAAATCTTGtggaaaatagatttaacacCCGAATTAAGAGTATTTACTCTGACAACAGAGGTAAGTACATTGCtcttaaatcatatttttcgGTTCATGGCATTGGTCATTATACAACCGCTCATCacacacctcaacaaaatggcatgtCTGAACGACGACATCGCCATCTAGTTAAAACTGGGCTCACGCTTCTCTCAAATGCAAATCTCCCACTCTCGTTTTGGCCCTATGCTTTTCAAACGGCTGCATATTTAACAAATAGAATGCCAACTGCTACATTGCAAAATAAAACACCATTTGAAAAGCTCTTACATCAAACTCCCaactatttaaaactcaaaCTTTTCGGATGCCTCCGCTACCCTTTGACACGGCCATATAACAAGCATAAGCTTGAACCCAAAGCTACACCATGCATCTTTGTGGGCTATTCTTCTTCTCAAAATgcatatttatgttttgagcCCAAAGCCCATCGTGTCTTTCATTCACGGCATGTCTTGTTTGATGAAAGGCAATTTCCTTTTTCTGAATTGAGCCCTAAACCGAGTGCGATCCCAGgtcctatttcttcttcttccattgaACCACTCGTGCAACTCACTTTGCAGACACCCACAGCTCAGTCCGTGCCAGCAGCTGTCTCTCCAGCATTGGGTACTCCTTCTTCTTCGGCACCATTGATGCAGACTTCTCCTCCACCGATTCCTCACCAGGTATGCGTTTCGCAACCATCCTCTTCGGTTTTAAATGAAGTCTCTCTTCCAAATGTGTCCTTCAATTCCGATTCTCTTGTGCCCCGATTGCATACTATGGTGACTCGGtcaatgaataatatttatagaccaaaaaaatcattcattGTCACAAAACATTCACTTCCACCATCCCTAGAAACCAACACTGTGAGTGAAGCTCTCTCTGATCCGTGTTGGCGAGATGCTATGTCCTCAGAGCTAACAGCTCTCATGCGCCATGGTACATGGCAGTTAGCACTCCCTCCAAAAGGATGTAACATTATTGGGTGCAAATAGGTTTTTCGGATCAAAAGATTGGCTGATGGATCTATAGATCGGTATAAAGCACGATTAGTTGCGAAAGGGTTCAATCAAAGACCGGGGCTAGACTACAAAGAGACTTTTAGTCCAGTAGTGAAACCTGTTACCATACGCACTATGTTGTCTCTTGCTGTTATGCAGGGCTGGTCACTGAGACAACTGGACGTGAATAATGCATTTTGACATGGATATCGTACAGAAACAGTCTACATGAAACTGTCACCCAGATTTCAAGATCCAGAAAAATCAAACCATGTTTGTTGTCTTAAGAAGGCTATATGTGGTCTTAAACAAGCATCACGTGCTTGGTATTCAGCTCTTAAACAAGCACTAGTTGCGTTTGGTTTTGTAAATGCTAAATCTGACTCCTCCTTGTTTGTATATAGTGCTGGTTCCATAATAGTCTACTGCTTGGTATATGTAGATGACTTGGTTGTCACAGGAAATGATTCAAAATTTGTGGAAAGCATTATCACTCAACATGGACAACAGTTCTCCATCAAGGACATGAGACCCCTGCATTTCTTCCTCGGCATTGAGGTTATTCCTACTCCTCATGGTTTGTTCTTTACTCAACACAAGTACATCCATGATCTTTTGGCAAAAACAAACATGGATGGAGCTAAGGATGTTACCACTCCCCTCTCCACTTCGGTTTCTTTGAAATTAGATGATGGAACCCCCAACGTGGATTCTACAAAATATCGTCGTATCATTAGAGCATTACAATATCTTTCTCTAACTAGACCCGACATCAGCTTTGATATCAATAAGTTATCTCAGTTCATGCATCGGCCCACAATGACTCACTGGATAGTCACAAAAAGATTGCTTCGATACTTGAAAAACACCATTTTTAATGGAATAACCATTCAGAAAAACATCCACCCTGAGCTCACATGCTTTATTGATGCGGATTGGGCAGGAAATTTAGATAATAGAAGCTCCACTTCAGCATATCTTATTTTACTTGGCACGAATCCAATTTCGTGGAGCTCCAAGAAACAAAGAGCCATTGCAAGGTCATCCACGAAAGCCGAATATCGAGCGCTGGCCACTGCAGCATCTGAATTAATGTGGATTCTTTCACTTTTCCAAGAACTGAAGTTTACTCTTAAAAAGTCTCCTCTACTGCTTTGTGATAATTTAGGTGCAACACACCTAAGCTTCAATCCGGTTCATCATTCAAGAATGAAGCATATTCAAATAGATCTTCATTTTGTGAGAGATTTGGttcaaaaaattttcttcaagtTTGGCATGTCCATACAAATGATCAGCTAGCAGACTTGTTAACCAAACCACTCTCGCGTCAAAAAACAGATCAACTCATAAACAAGATCGGACTTTCTGATGGTAGCCCGttcttgcgggggcgtattaAGGAAGACAACTCACAAACAGGTCAGAGTCAATCACCAAGATCTGTGGGCACATGATTCTAGCATCAGTTTCTGATTTGGTTGTAATACTTTAATTTTCTGCAATTATTTACTTGTAAATTTTGTAGATTTCCGTTACTACCTTCCATAGATAAAACACTCAAATTCATGTATAAATTACTTACCTTGTACATCAATAAAATTGTGTGTTTAGAATTCTTCCAACAATAGTGTTATTCTTCTATAATCCAAGCTAGCTTGATGCAATTAAGCTGATGATCTCTAGTATTCGATAGAGACCCCGGCGGCCATTTGACTATTtttattgagtaatgctatatacaaatctaaaatgtacaaattttgtataagcattttgtaaaaatgtggacTCTcgatctataaaaaaaaaaaagtaaaattttcacacTTTTCCATGGTAGCATCCACTTTTCCattggcccaataaaattaatatataacatccATCTAATCGTTGAGGATTTTGGGTCTGATCAGGTGATATGTTTATTAATTAGAACCAAGGGTACTATAATCAGACagtgcttaattaattttgggggataagtttataaaaataatatttgtaaacaaaaactgtaaattttatttattttttaaggaatctaccttataaattaaaaagacaTCATAAAActccaattaaaaaataataataattttttgggCACCGGAGCCAGTAGTTTCGGATCTGCCCAGCCGCCTTTTTGGGTCGTTTGAAAATGATAGATAATATTAAGCGTACTTCTATTCATCTACATCTTTCCCTTGTACACCACACGAAGCATCATCatgtggctttttttttttttggagttaaAAGTGCCTTTAGATAAACCTAAATAGTGTAAAATTATACCCAAATCAttcgttttaattttttttccctccccctccccccagGCCCACATTCTTCCTTCTCTAGCAGCATCTTCTTCCTCCGCCAACAGCCTCTTCACGATTGCCATCGTCTAGGACCACCGACGAGAACCTAGCCACGACCAACCCATTGCCACGTTAGCTCGCATCCATGAATATGCACCTCCAATTATCACCTGCGACCACGAAATTGCTCGTGAAATCTTCACTTCTTCCCATTTTTCCAACCGTCCTATTAAGCAATCTACAAAAGCCTTGATGTTCAACCGTGCCATAGGGTTTGCACCAAACGGAGAATACTGGAGGCTTCTGAGGAGGATTTCTTCAGCCCACACTTTTCACCAAAAAGGATTGTTGCCCACGAAGTTGGATGCTAGATGGATTGCGACAACATGTTGCATGCCATCGCCAAAGAGCAATCACTTCAAGGTGTTGTTTTCTTACGAAACTACCTTCAAGCTGTGGCGCTTGACAACATTATGAGCATcgtatttggaaaatgatacaaTCTGACGTGCAATAGCGCTGAGGCTAGAGAGTTGCAAAAGATTGTCAGAGAAGGGTTTGAGTAGGTGCTTTTAATTGGTCTAATTATCTCCCATGGCTCAACTACATTTACGACCCTTTTCATATCAGCGAAAGCTGCTCAACGCTTGTTCCTCGTGTCAAAAAGCTTGTGAAGAAACTAATAGATGAGTACCGGCATGTTGAGTACTCGAGCAAGTTCTCTGATAACTCAGATTTTGTTCATGTTCTACTCTCTTTGGAAGGAGACGAGAAACTTGAAGAAGATGACATGATTGCAGTCTTATGGGTTTATAATGGAGTTTTTTTATCTTGTGAATTTCTCTTATTTCTGAATGGAGGTTGTGGTAGTCTCGAGATTCATGGAGGGAGAGgcttgagagaggaagaagttAATTTCTATGTGAGTTGATTCAGGGAGGGAGAGGCGAGAGAGGAGTCTTGGGGAGGGAAAGTCGAGATTTAGGAGACGTGAGAGAGAAATCTGTTTCAGGGAGGGAGAGAAACAAATTGGACCGGAGGAAAAAGGTGGACCGGTTTGTCACGTAAGTTTCATGTGGCATGTGATCAATAGACCGGACTATGAATAGATTTTTCCTAATATTAATCTCTTCCGAtattccaaatttgaaaatcacacacacacacacacacacacaaatatatatgcaaattacTTCCCCATGAACCCTAAAATGATCATAATTTCATTTAACTGATTTTCTCAATGTAAATCAATCAATGCGATATTACCCATgagccttatatatatatatatatatatatttatatacttgtaTCCTGCATCCTCCCtcactcttttatatatatggactTGTCGATACTAATCAATTGTctgattaatattatttctttaaaaagagTAAATTCTAGTGATCAAGGTGAATATCATGTACTTCCGTGATCATATATGAATAATATCACATTAGCATTATATATAGGAGGAGATCAGTAAGATCGTATGAAAATTATCTCAGTCCAATTATGAAactgtaaattaaaaaaaaaagtggtttaatttataattaattaatatgctcTTTAAAGATTATATAATCAGATCCCTATTCAATATATAACTTAATGTCATTATTATTAGAGTAATGActtgtacaagtttcaaatatataaGTTTCTCACAAttcctttgtaaaaaaatggatcTAACCatgaaaatgtgtaaaaataaaaaataaaaaaaatctactttttaattttagtaagaCCTATGTGAGGGAGGTTGTTCCCAGTGTCGGGCCAAACCATACGGGCGCCAGACCATGAAACCCCGATGGGCCTAAGGGTAGCTCGGTAGAAGGAAATCGatatgaaagaataaaatggGACGGGCCAAGAAGAGCGAGTTTGGCGCAGGAAGACCAGAAAGAAGCGCCAAAGTAGCACGCTAAGGACATGGACCCATGATTCAGAAGGTCTAACACCTCTATTGGCCGACAATCCATACACATATGGTCAGGGACAACCTTGGTCCCTGGACACTAGCGGTTGGACAAACTTGGAAGGTAGATGCGCCAAGCCGAGACCACACTGCATTTAATGAAGGTCGGAGACGGACATGCCACGACATAAAACCTAGACTGTCAGCAGTTGCCACGATCATACATAGATTACCTGTCGGGTGGTAGAACGTTGGGAAAGGGCACGACCTAAGTACGGAGCGACATCACCACGATCGGCTTGCCAGGAGACCACACCAATTAGGTATATAATCTCACCACCCCAAAATTTTTCCATATTCGCAGGAATGGATCGACCCAACGCGAAGTTGCTCAAATTGCGAAACACGACACCCACaacctacttttttacaaatgtcTATATGTATaagacttatatattttaaacttgtatgtagtattactctctTATTAACTATAATTTTAACGTGTTTATATCGTCAAGAGTATTGATCAGTGGTCTCTGGAGTATTGATTAAATCCCATGACTTTGcagtttttttcttatttgtatatataattcgattatactttttttcttaGCTTGCATGTGATCGAGTTTATGTGTTCAGTTGATAACTTGGTGTTCAAGGATATAACTGCCTCCTCCCCACGACATATTTGGGACCACTAATATCCAGCCACATCAGCCGTGCTTGCATTAGTTAGGCAATTGTGGGCCCAGCTTGATTCCACAGTGGATTCAAACAAACGCCAGTTGACCACGAATTTCGGCGACCTTCTTGCCTGCCAGTTAGTCCACCGCATTTTCTCCACGCGAGACGTGGCTAAAAAGGAGGAATCTGAAACCGTGACACTTGCAATTATCAGTGTTGTATATCTCATCCACTACGTAAGCCACATCATCAAAGATATATAGATCGCGCGCGCTTCTTCCAGCCAAAAGCGGCCGCAAGAACTTGCACCATGCCGGTCTTTGAGAGAAGCTCAAGCttgatcattattttattatatatttaatggtTAACTAGGTTACATACACTGAATTATGCATGCTAGCTTGTTTGCGTACATTTACATCTTTAAATTCTCCAAAGCTGACTTTTAGcttttaattacatatataatatatatatatatgtatatagatattaacaagcaatatatatatagtacatattatgattaattctccgaatcaataaataaatttcatttctaaattgaTTATCTCTTATAATTGTATCTTGTCAGCAATGAGTACTtattctacatacaatcatttttacgcAGTTTTTGCgtattctattaatataattggccaaataagtaattttatattaaaaaaaatgatgcaatcAATTATCACATTAGTAGAATACGCAAAAGTGACTGCACATAgaatttttagagaaatattataaactaatgattGCACGATCTATATGGCAGGCTATATATATTCAATCGGACTCATGATTTGCAAATAATTGATAGCAGCTTAATTGGTATATAGTAAACCTTGACATGAATTATTAAGTACTACTCATCACATGTCTTAGTTCATACAGCTTGTTCTGCATTCAAACCTTATCACATGCATGTAGCCGTACATATCATTACCTTCATGTACTGGATAACGTGCCAagaagttttttcttttgcctttaTTTTCAAAACGAATATTTTAACGACAGTTGACGAAAAGGAGCAATATATATCGAACTGTGTATATATGCCAAAGACAGGAGCAGCAAACAGCTTCATGCATGCACTATAAGTACTACCCATAACTGCCAATTCTGTCTCATCCAACTTCCTCTCTCTCCGGCCTCTCTCACTCTGCAGTCTAGGCAAGAAAAATGGCTAAGTTTACTACTTTATCTTCCTTTCTATGCCTCTTCTTCATGATATCCTTTATCTGTATCCAAGTTTCAAATGCAGCCAACTATAATGTGGTTCGCTTTGGTGCAAAGCCTGATGGAAAAACTGAAGCAACAAAAGCATTCCTCAAGGCATGGGAATCGGCATGTAACTCGGCCACGGCATCCACGATATACATCCCAAAGGGGAGGTTCTTGCTAAAAGCTACTGTTTTTAGAGGCCCATGCAAGAACAGAATCACGGTTCAGATTGATGGAACCCTTGTGGCACCGTTGGACTATCGTGCGCTTGGGAATTCAGGCTACTGGATTTTGTTCATCGAGGTGAACAGGATTTCTGTTTTTGGCGGCAAGCTTGACGCAAAGGGTGCTGGCTTCTGGGCTTGCAGGAGATCCGGAAAGAATTGTCCAGTTGGTGCTAGAGTACGTTATTTTTAAATAGCcatgatttgaagttttgaaacCAAATTAATAATCAAACTAGTGgactttcccttttttcttaatttgtttaaggCGATCGAGACATAACTTGTGTGTTAATGCATGCAGTCGATAACGTTCAATTGGGCAGACAACGTAGTGATCAGTGGCTTAACATCGATCAACAGTCAGCTTAGCCACCTTGTAATCAACAGCTGCAACAACGTGGTAGTCCGAAATGTGAAGCTTATTGCTCCTGACCAGAGCCCAAACACCGATGGAATTCATGTGCAGACCTCGACCGGCGTCACGATCACCGGAAGCACCATGCAAACCGGAGATGATTGTATCTCAATCGGTCCTGGCACCAAGAACTTGTTGATGAGAGACATCAAGTGTGGCCCTGGGCATGGCgtaaggtatatatatatacatacacatataatCAGCTTGCAAAAGTGGTGATGcatgttaatttaattaatcgtgcctaaataaataaatatatatatacataacagCATCGGTAGCTTGGGCAAGGAATTCAACGAAGCTGGTGTCGAAAATGTGACGCTAACGAACGCAGTATTCACTGGATCAGATAATGGAGTACGGATAAAGTCATGGGCCAGGCCCAGCAAGGGGTTTGTTCGGAACATTCTCTTCCAAAACATCGTGATGAGGAATGTTGAGAGCCCCATCATCATTGATCAGAACTATTGCCCCAACAACCAAAATTGTCCTCGCCAGGTAcatattaacaaattataacAAGGATTAATTtgtaaaacaataaataaaatcattttattttaaaaaaataaattttatttttttattattattgaggcTTAATTttatgctcttttttttttccaaaaaaaaaaatatatatcttgttAATAGAGTTCTGGAGTGAAGATTAGTAAAGTGACGTACAGAAATATACAAGGAACATCAGCTACAAAAGAGGCCGTGACCTTCGACTGCAGCCCAAGCACTCCATGCAGTGGGATCAGATTGCAAGACATCAAGCTTACTTACATGAAAATGGCAGCAACATCGTCGTGTAAGAACATTGGTGGAACCAGCAGCGGAGTACTCATGCCTCAGAGCTgcatatagctatatatatatatatatatatatgtatatatgtataaagatcattattattttcctcaattattttttaaggtttaGCACTGAATTAGCAGTAATGGGGACGCACACCACATGGAGGCACGCGTTAATTAGATCATCTTCCATTGTTGAGTGTTGGCCAGCCGGGGAGAATTCAATCCCACTCAtgaatttatacatataatgtatatatatatatatataattaaggtaTGTGATCATGTTgtgatgtatgcatgcatgcatcctaCCCAAGTGGAGGTTCTTGTACGTTATTGTAGTTGATTTGCTGATCTAGCTTGAGTTCACATTTGgtaataccatatatatatatatatatatatatatattgtcaacaAAATCTTGTACTTTTAATTCCCCGAGATCAGTTTGGGTTGCACgattattttgtttcatacaatattactaaaaagaataatactatatacagtcttaaaaatcatatataagcTCTACGcactcactttaaaaaaaataaaatctatcattaaaaaaataattttgtcacgTAAGTCctaaacttatctatttttttttttaaagagagtattGCCATATGGAAGTTCTTACTCATTGTGTTTTGCCATGcatttagctagctagctagctagctagcttctcaAATGTCTCGTATATGTTTAATTAGAATCTGTGATGAATTTACCTTGATCGACTTCTTACCCtaaaaattatctatatatcCAAAGAATTAGAGGTTGACCGTAAGAGCAAAATGAGAGTTGATCAGTTGTTTGGAGCCGCCAGTCGATCGATCTATATGCCAGCGAGCCAAATGATCATTATAATCGGACTGGACCCCTACTGCTTTTGGTTGATTTCTGTCCAACTTTTGACTACAAATGCCTGATGCATGCCTTGCATGGACCACAACAGTTTCCTTTGACGATAACTCGTGGAAAGAGGCCAGGTGGTGTCCCATTAGACAATGATCTCTTTTTCTTACTTCCCACGTGTTTTTGTGGACTCTTGGCCCCGtggaactaattaattaatgttaattACTTTGAATAATTAGTTAATCCTAACGAGATAAATAAgtcaaatttaataaaagtgtGGTACTGCTAGaattttcaaaagaatataCCATTATTTAAGAATATCAAAAATTCAAATAGCTGAAAGATCCGAGTGGGTGATAAGATGGCTACGTACGTACCAATTATGAATAATATCGAAAATTCGAGTAATTGAAACATCCGAATGGGTGATGAGATGAATACGTACGTACCAATTAAAATCCatccaaaataacaaataatatatatgtagatattATGTGGGAATTAATCATATAGAATATTAATAGAT is a window from the Juglans regia cultivar Chandler chromosome 7, Walnut 2.0, whole genome shotgun sequence genome containing:
- the LOC108985195 gene encoding polygalacturonase-like translates to MAKFTTLSSFLCLFFMISFICIQVSNAANYNVVRFGAKPDGKTEATKAFLKAWESACNSATASTIYIPKGRFLLKATVFRGPCKNRITVQIDGTLVAPLDYRALGNSGYWILFIEVNRISVFGGKLDAKGAGFWACRRSGKNCPVGARSITFNWADNVVISGLTSINSQLSHLVINSCNNVVVRNVKLIAPDQSPNTDGIHVQTSTGVTITGSTMQTGDDCISIGPGTKNLLMRDIKCGPGHGVSIGSLGKEFNEAGVENVTLTNAVFTGSDNGVRIKSWARPSKGFVRNILFQNIVMRNVESPIIIDQNYCPNNQNCPRQSSGVKISKVTYRNIQGTSATKEAVTFDCSPSTPCSGIRLQDIKLTYMKMAATSSCKNIGGTSSGVLMPQSCI